The following coding sequences are from one Pseudonocardia sp. EC080619-01 window:
- a CDS encoding adenosine deaminase — protein MTTTGTPPLPKAELHLHIEGTLEPETVFELARRNDVELPYAGVEDLRARYDFTDLQSFLDVYYANMAVLRTRDDFAELASAYLRRCPEQGVRHVEMFFDPQAHTTRGVPIADVVGGLTDAIDEHAGTVSAGLILCFLRDRPADEAEATLRAAEPHLDRIVGVGLDSAEVGHPPSKFTAVFERARGLGLRPVAHAGEEGPAGYVREALDELGVHRVDHGIRAIEDEELVARLRRDRTPLTVCPLSNVRLGCVPGIGLHPLPEMLAAGLHVSVHSDDPAYFGGYADANYVAARDGLGLTADQLRTLAANSFEASFLDDAARQAFAGEVRAWGGDPAGGRPA, from the coding sequence ATGACGACGACCGGGACCCCGCCGCTGCCGAAGGCCGAGCTGCACCTGCACATCGAGGGCACGCTCGAACCCGAGACGGTCTTCGAGCTGGCCCGCCGGAACGACGTCGAGCTGCCCTACGCCGGGGTCGAGGACCTGCGGGCCCGGTACGACTTCACCGACCTGCAGTCCTTCCTGGACGTCTACTACGCCAACATGGCCGTCCTGCGCACCCGCGACGACTTCGCCGAGCTCGCGTCGGCGTACCTGCGGCGCTGCCCGGAGCAGGGCGTCCGGCACGTCGAGATGTTCTTCGACCCGCAGGCGCACACCACCCGCGGTGTCCCGATCGCCGACGTGGTCGGCGGTCTGACCGACGCGATCGACGAGCACGCCGGCACCGTCTCGGCCGGGCTGATCCTCTGCTTCCTCCGGGACCGGCCCGCCGACGAGGCGGAGGCCACCCTCCGCGCCGCGGAGCCCCACCTCGACCGGATCGTGGGGGTCGGGCTCGACTCCGCGGAGGTCGGCCATCCGCCGTCGAAGTTCACGGCGGTGTTCGAGCGGGCCCGCGGCCTGGGCCTGCGCCCGGTCGCGCACGCCGGTGAGGAGGGCCCCGCCGGCTACGTCCGCGAGGCACTCGACGAGCTGGGAGTGCACCGCGTCGACCACGGCATCCGTGCGATCGAGGACGAGGAGCTGGTCGCCCGGCTGCGCCGCGACCGGACGCCGCTGACCGTCTGCCCGCTGTCGAACGTGCGCCTCGGCTGCGTCCCCGGGATCGGGCTGCACCCGCTCCCGGAGATGCTCGCGGCCGGCCTGCACGTGTCGGTGCACTCCGACGACCCGGCCTACTTCGGTGGGTACGCCGACGCGAACTACGTCGCCGCCCGCGACGGGCTCGGCCTCACCGCGGACCAGCTGCGGACGCTCGCGGCGAACTCGTTCGAGGCCTCGTTCCTCGACGACGCCGCCCGGCAGGCGTTCGCCGGGGAGGTCCGCGCCTGGGGCGGTGACC